The DNA region GATCGACACGCGAGCGCTCACCCGGCACCTGCGCACGCGGGGCGCCATGCGGGCCTGCGTGACGACCGAGGGATTGAGCGAAGCGGAAGCCGTGGAGCGGGCTCGCAGCGCGGCCTACGAGGGCGTGGATTTCGTCGAGGAAGTGACGCCTGCGGCGGCGTATGAATGGGATGCCGATGGCACGAAGAGCCGGGAGTGGGTGCAGGCGCTGGCCAACGAATCCGTGGACCGCGTCGAGGAAAGGGACGCGCTCGGCAATGTCTTCCTGCCCGTGCCCGAGCCGAAGCGGCGCATCGTCGCCTATGATTTTGGGATGAAGAAAAACATCCTGCGGCTGCTGCGCCAGCACGGGTTTCAGGTCGAGGTCGTGCCCGCGAAGACCCCGGCGACCGAGGTGCTGGCGCGCCACCCCGACGGTGTTTTTCTCTCGAATGGTCCCGGCGATCCCGGGGCGCTGACTTACGCCCACGAAACCGTGCGTGAACTCGTGGACAGCAGGGTGCCAGTGTTCGGCATTTGTCTCGGCCACCAACTGCTCGGCTACGCGCTGGGCGGCCGGACGTTCAAATTGAAGTTCGGCCATCGCGGCGCGAATCAGCCGGTGAAGGACCTGCGCAGCGGAAAGATCGCGATCACTTCGCAGAATCACGGCTATGCGCTCGATCCCGAGTCGTTGCCGGCGGATGTCGAAGTCACGCACGTGAACCTGAATGACGGCACCGTGGCCGGCATCGCGCATCGCGAATTGCCCGCCTTCAGCGTTCAGTATCACCCCGAGGCTTCACCCGGCCCGCGTGACGCGGGCTACTTTTTCGATCAGTTCGCCAAAACGGTTGATGAATCGAAAGCGCGCTGTTAATTCACCGCCATGCCCCAGATTCGCGTTTACCTTTCCGACGATAACCAGGCCGTTCATGAGCTGACCGAGGAGACCGCCACGATTGGTCGTCTCGCCGACAACTCGATTCAGATCGAGGACGGCTCCGTTTCCAGCCATCACGCGGAGATCACTTTCGAAGGAGGCAAGCATCGCCTCGTCGACAAGGGGTCGACCAACGGGACGTTTGTCAATGGTGAGGCGGCAGCGGACGCGATCCTCAAGGATGGGGACCAGATTCGTTTCGGCAGCATCGACACGGTTTTTGTGGGCGATGCGCCGGCCAGTTCGGCCCAGCCCTTGCCTCAGTCTGAGCGGGCGGCCGCGAGCCTCGGAGGTTCGAGCGCCCGTCCGGGTGCGTTTGTGAACGCCTCTCCGTTTCCAAAGCCCAAGCCGAAAGCCGATGCGCTGACCTACGCGGCCATTGCGCTGGCGGCGCTCGGAATGGTGGGTTTCCTCGCCTCGGTGGCTCTTTCCCTTACGCTGCAGGCCACTCCGGCCTGATCCGGGCGCAGGGCGACGGGAGCTCGGCTAGTCGCCGAGTTCCACGTTCCAGTAGGCGAAGTCGACGAAATGCTTCCAGCTCTCGTGGTGAGGGCTAGGGAAGGAAATGTTGATGAAGGGACGCCATTTCGGGCGTTTCGGTTTGCGGAGCAGCTGCATGCCCGCCTCGTGCGGCAGGCGATTGCCCTTGCGGCTATTGCAAGGAATGCAGGAGCACACGATGTTTTCCCAAGTGGTCTGCCCGCCGCGATCGCGCGGAAACACGTGGTCGAGATTGAGATCCCGCCGATCGAAAATCTCGCCGCAATACTGGCAGGTGTTCTTGTCGCGCTCGAAGACGTTGTAGCGCGTGAACTTGACCTCCTTCTTCGGCAGGCGGTCGAAGAAATGCAGCACGATCACTTGCGGTATCCGGATGTTCACCGAAATGGTTTTCACCATTTCCTTCTCGGGCTCGCTTTGGGAAAGCTCCCGCCAGCTCCCGAAATCGTGGGTGTAGAAATTGTTCTCGGCGTCGCTGCGCACGACGTGCGCGTGGCCTTGAAAGAGAAGCGTGAGAGCGCGTCGCACGCTGCAGGTGTTGACCGCCTGCCAGAGGCGGTTCAGAACGAGCACGGGTCTGTCCAAAGTGGCATCCATCGCAGTTCGGTTCTCGCGGAACGAGGGGCTGAACCCCGCTCCGGGCGCTGCTTAACCTGCCGGGCGATCGCTGTCAAGGCCGTGAATACGATGTGAACAAAACGTTTCCTGACACCGTGCAGCGAATTTGCGGGAAGCCATTGTCTTCGCCTCGGAGGCCTGATACTTTTTCAAGTTCGATTATGCGAAAATGGAGCGTCCCCCCGCTGCTCGCGCTGTGTTGCGCCTTCGCTGGTTTCGCGACCTTGCATGCCGCCGAAGATCCCGGCGCCGTCTTTGTGCAGGTGTTTCAGACTTTCAAGACGGGGGAGAAGCTCGAATCGTCGGGGAAAACCGAAGACGCCCTGCAAAAATATCGCTTCTGTG from Chthoniobacterales bacterium includes:
- the carA gene encoding glutamine-hydrolyzing carbamoyl-phosphate synthase small subunit, translated to MSALLALEDGRVFRGEGFGARGTAVGEICFNTSMTGYQEVLTDPSYRGQIVAMTAPQIGNYGTNTVDVESETPHVRAFVVEELSEISSNWRCEFSLHDFLERNGIPGIEGIDTRALTRHLRTRGAMRACVTTEGLSEAEAVERARSAAYEGVDFVEEVTPAAAYEWDADGTKSREWVQALANESVDRVEERDALGNVFLPVPEPKRRIVAYDFGMKKNILRLLRQHGFQVEVVPAKTPATEVLARHPDGVFLSNGPGDPGALTYAHETVRELVDSRVPVFGICLGHQLLGYALGGRTFKLKFGHRGANQPVKDLRSGKIAITSQNHGYALDPESLPADVEVTHVNLNDGTVAGIAHRELPAFSVQYHPEASPGPRDAGYFFDQFAKTVDESKARC
- a CDS encoding FHA domain-containing protein, yielding MPQIRVYLSDDNQAVHELTEETATIGRLADNSIQIEDGSVSSHHAEITFEGGKHRLVDKGSTNGTFVNGEAAADAILKDGDQIRFGSIDTVFVGDAPASSAQPLPQSERAAASLGGSSARPGAFVNASPFPKPKPKADALTYAAIALAALGMVGFLASVALSLTLQATPA
- a CDS encoding HNH endonuclease encodes the protein MDATLDRPVLVLNRLWQAVNTCSVRRALTLLFQGHAHVVRSDAENNFYTHDFGSWRELSQSEPEKEMVKTISVNIRIPQVIVLHFFDRLPKKEVKFTRYNVFERDKNTCQYCGEIFDRRDLNLDHVFPRDRGGQTTWENIVCSCIPCNSRKGNRLPHEAGMQLLRKPKRPKWRPFINISFPSPHHESWKHFVDFAYWNVELGD